The nucleotide window CTCTAGCTTTTTCTGCAGAGGTGGGGCCTTGGGATCATTTGAGGTGATAAGCTTGGAGTTATCAGTGGCAGGTAGAGAAGCATCAGATGCATGGGCAATACTACCCTTTAGAGCTGCAGACTGAAGATTATCCTTGCTAATACTAGCACCAGATGAATGGGGTGGTACTGAACCAGTTGTTACACCATGGGGAGTTCCAGAAAAAACACTGGGAGTGCCTATCCCCTCATCAGGAATGCTATCACGATTAGCCCACCACAACCTGATAAATCGGTTACCCATTACAGCATCAGGTGCCTTTAAAGCAGCTTCAGCCTCTTCCCTCCTTGAAAACTGGAcaaaagctcgttcactatttgaTGGAATGTAGATGTCAATGACCtctccaaattttttaaaatgagaAAGAAGAGCCTCCCTTTTGTTGTTTTTCTGAGGAATGCCATTGACAAATAGAGTACGCAGTGCTTTTTGAGATGGTCTCCGAATGTTACGCGTGGAATCAAAAGGTGTCTTGGGTGATGAATCCATGGTGTTTGGGCAATCCTCTGTAATTATACGCTTTCCTTGACGTGGTGGAGTTTGAGTGTTGACTGCCTCCTTAACTTCCTTAGTATCACTCTCAATATAATCTGAAGAATTTATTACAGGATCAATTTTCTCTTTCACATCTAATCTACTTTTTGAACTACCAATTCTACCCCACACGGACATGCTTGTACTCTGTGAACTGGCAGCTGCCCCAACGCTTCTAATTGGGAATTCATTATCAGCATCATTCGACAAGGTTTCAGTTTCATCATTCCTGGGTGATCGCATGCCTAGAAGTGCATTTGAGGTTTCAGGACAGTTATTATTCCACAGGGGTTGATCAGGGTCATACAAATCAGCACCACCTGCATAACCAGTACCAGAATATGAACCATTCAAGCCCAAGCCATCATCAGTGACAGCAGTCTTGCTTGTTTTTACATGTAAGCCTTTGCTATTCATCAATGCAGTTGAGGATGCACTCACTGATGGTAGAGATCCCGGGCCTGTGGGTTTTCCCAGTAAGTGTGCACTTGGAATCGACACAGGGAGGTTGAACTGGGAAAGACTCTGTAATAGGGAGAACATAGGACATAAATAAAAACACAGACCAACAAAGAAATAACGTTTAAAAATAATGAAACTTCCATCCAAGGGAAATCCCAGCATAACTAAATGATGAATGAGTTCAAGTCAAGCGATTCATTTGTgttatgaaaagaaaagaatacaacatcaaaacaaaaaaataaaaaagatcatCAAGTCACTAGATTTCAGAGCCAAAATATGGCATGCACATGCCAATGCTTCTACAGTATATAATTAAACAGTCAGGCATAATGACTGGAAGAAGCCGGTTGATGGTGCAGACAAAACGAGATAAAGTTTGCTTGTCCACCATATTGAAACATAAATATAATGCAGAAACAtgtcatctctctctctaaagtaCTTGCATGAAATTGAATCATTCAAGTTGCCGCCAAGTTGATAAATAACACATTATTATTTGCCAAGAAAAAAGTGCTACATTAAGGTGAATATGAACCCCAGTAGATGTGGAGTGATCCTCAGTTTAAAGATACTCAGCGACAAAATAATTTTCCCCTACTTTTCAAGTCATTGTGCAGTGTCAAATATGCTACAGATGTTCAAGTAACAGGAAAGATGTAAATGTACCTGGACATCTTCAATAACAATCCGATTCATACCATGCTCCATTGGGCACACATCCCCTCTGAGACAAAATCCACGCTCCTCGAAGTCTCTACATCTTTGGCGAGGAATCCCCATATTTAATGAAGAATGGATTGGTGGTCTGAGTGTTCCTTGCAAGCCAATGGAATGTAGTGTGTCCATGGAACCATTTGGTATTCCTGGAATCAACCCAAATGCATTCCAGGATCCACTTTGTGCACCTGAAACATTTGGCAATCCACGCCCAGCAAAAAGACTCGGATGGATGGAGCCCTGATGAACCATTTGAGAAGCAAGATCTGAGTTGAACCTAGGACCGCATTGGCTCCATGATCCAGAGTCCCGTCCTCTTCCCCTACCAGGACCAACATCTCCAGGAAATGCTTGGTTTGCCCGGATTCTTTGATTTAAATCAAAAGGTGCTCGAGGCAGTGATGCTGACCCCGGGCGTCTTTTATCAAATTTTACAGAAAAGTCAGTGGAATTGTGATTTCTCCATGGTGTAC belongs to Malus sylvestris chromosome 17, drMalSylv7.2, whole genome shotgun sequence and includes:
- the LOC126610529 gene encoding zinc finger CCCH domain-containing protein 41-like, whose protein sequence is MSQRSSDFEGSMELKVSSPKPGGLSPSDCSNDPEEKEVSDDDDDDRNHKHRRRDTRSQSSERDTFDQVTTRPFRRRNKPFVNGNSFRDNDSQASTPWRNHNSTDFSVKFDKRRPGSASLPRAPFDLNQRIRANQAFPGDVGPGRGRGRDSGSWSQCGPRFNSDLASQMVHQGSIHPSLFAGRGLPNVSGAQSGSWNAFGLIPGIPNGSMDTLHSIGLQGTLRPPIHSSLNMGIPRQRCRDFEERGFCLRGDVCPMEHGMNRIVIEDVQSLSQFNLPVSIPSAHLLGKPTGPGSLPSVSASSTALMNSKGLHVKTSKTAVTDDGLGLNGSYSGTGYAGGADLYDPDQPLWNNNCPETSNALLGMRSPRNDETETLSNDADNEFPIRSVGAAASSQSTSMSVWGRIGSSKSRLDVKEKIDPVINSSDYIESDTKEVKEAVNTQTPPRQGKRIITEDCPNTMDSSPKTPFDSTRNIRRPSQKALRTLFVNGIPQKNNKREALLSHFKKFGEVIDIYIPSNSERAFVQFSRREEAEAALKAPDAVMGNRFIRLWWANRDSIPDEGIGTPSVFSGTPHGVTTGSVPPHSSGASISKDNLQSAALKGSIAHASDASLPATDNSKLITSNDPKAPPLQKKLESLEQLKEELRKKQQMLAQKRNDFRRQLDKLEKQATGPKGETDTEQAAKRPKVGTTTEADKAATPSSSNPAPADAMHAEMTDKNKSGENILSGSPKTSSPVMLQQSPSLKLQTIRPLGPLGPPSPFNRYKLDNRPTGFIILPPLPVGFANVAIMKEHFSPYGDLSTVELEDLESRDCGSELEKSKDCSARITFTTRRSAERAFLNGKCWEGHDLKFTWLTFSISSNDHSGRENSPSTTPKGPLLADAEPVADKEACIVSQEAAASGNGEPEHSEGISGVEHMESDEHAEPSPRSTSGEKESSQVDAL